From Oncorhynchus mykiss isolate Arlee chromosome 6, USDA_OmykA_1.1, whole genome shotgun sequence, the proteins below share one genomic window:
- the LOC110526155 gene encoding zinc transporter ZIP1 isoform X2: MTKRYIVEHKTHRVVLSFISCFAGGVFLAACLLDIIPDYLSDINAELDARRVDTSFPLPEFIMAAGFFTVLIVERIALNCRQDAMQGSDQERAPLMQANGHRHGHGQGKASSTNLEGSAHHVHMDLQAHSSFRSFMLFFSLSLHSVFEGLAIGLQTTDSKVLEICIAIVVHKSIIVFSLSVKLVQSAVPPMWVAAYVGVFAMMSPLGIGVGIGVIEAQLAAGALIQAILEGLAAGTFIYITFMEILPHELNSPENQLLKVLFILLGFSVMAGLTFLS; the protein is encoded by the exons AAACCCATCGGGTGGTCctgagtttcatcagctgttttgCCGGAGGCGTCTTCctggctgcctgtctgttggACATCATCCCAGACTACCTGTCGGACATCAATGCTGAGCTGGACGCACGGAGGGTGGAC ACCAGCTTCCCCCTCCCAGAGTTCATCATGGCTGCAGGCTTCTTCACTGTGCTAATCGTGGAGAGGATTGCTCTGAACTGCAGACAAGATGCCATGCAAGGGTCAGACCAGGAGAGAGCACCTCTGATGCAGGCCAACGGGCACCGCCATGGGCACGGGCAGGGGAAAGCCTCGTCCACCAACCTGGAGGGTAGTGCCCATCATGTCCACATGGACCTCCAGGCCCACTCCTCCTTTCGCTCGTTCATGCTCTTTTTCTCGCTCTCCCTGCATTCTGTGTTCGAGGGCCTGGCCATCGGGCTGCAGACCACAGACTCAAAG GTATTAGAGATCTGCATCGCCATTGTGGTTCACAAAAGCATCATCGTGTTCAGCCTGTCGGTGAAGCTGGTGCAGAGCGCGGTCCCGCCCATGTGGGTTGCGGCCTACGTGGGCGTCTTCGCCATGATGTCTCCGCTGGGCATCGGAGTGGGCATCGGGGTTATCGAGGCTCAGCTGGCGGCAGGCGCTCTGATCCAGGCCATCCTGGAGGGGCTGGCGGCCGGGACCTTTATTTACATCACCTTCATGGAGATCCTGCCTCACGAGCTGAACTCCCCGGAGAACCAGCTGCTCAAGGTGCTCTTCATCCTGTTGGGCTTCAGCGTCATGGCGGGCCTCACCTTCCTGAGCTGA